From Posidoniimonas polymericola, a single genomic window includes:
- the egtD gene encoding L-histidine N(alpha)-methyltransferase, which produces MTAFDTATSHQIVDSGFAADVLAGLSDNPKWISSKHLYDKRGSELFDKICGLDEYYVTRAEAEIMRASSAEIVEQLGGPVNLIEFGSGSSMKTRLLLDHLDPASVYLPVDVSREHLEESCEALAADFPELAIEPLPGDFTQPIELPEWADNGLANVTYFPGSTLGNFEEADAIGLLKNMRSLCGDDGQALIGVDLQKDPQVIHAAYNDREGVTAEFTKNLLRRINRELGAEIPVDDFDYHAHYNTAKGRIEAALVSRCDQRHEVRGREISFGRGEPIRTEYSHKYTIPQFAAMADQAGFELRRQWNDRRRYFAVLLMSPTKTSI; this is translated from the coding sequence ATGACTGCATTCGACACCGCTACTTCCCACCAGATAGTCGATTCGGGCTTCGCCGCCGACGTGCTTGCTGGGTTGTCGGACAACCCCAAATGGATTTCGAGCAAGCACCTGTACGACAAGCGGGGCTCGGAACTGTTCGACAAGATTTGCGGGCTCGACGAGTACTACGTCACCCGGGCGGAAGCAGAGATCATGCGGGCCAGCTCGGCCGAGATCGTTGAGCAGTTGGGCGGGCCGGTCAACCTGATCGAGTTTGGCAGCGGCAGCAGCATGAAGACGCGGTTGCTGCTAGACCACCTTGATCCGGCGTCGGTCTACCTCCCGGTGGACGTCTCGCGTGAGCACCTTGAAGAGAGCTGTGAGGCGCTCGCCGCGGACTTCCCGGAATTGGCGATCGAGCCGCTCCCCGGCGACTTCACCCAGCCGATCGAGCTGCCGGAATGGGCCGACAACGGGCTGGCGAATGTCACGTACTTCCCCGGTTCGACGCTCGGGAATTTTGAGGAAGCCGACGCCATCGGCCTGCTGAAGAACATGCGGTCGCTCTGCGGCGACGACGGTCAGGCCCTGATCGGCGTCGACCTGCAGAAGGACCCGCAGGTGATCCACGCCGCCTACAACGACCGCGAAGGCGTTACTGCGGAGTTCACCAAGAACCTGCTGCGGCGTATCAACCGTGAGCTCGGCGCTGAGATCCCGGTCGACGACTTCGACTACCACGCCCACTACAACACCGCGAAGGGCCGCATCGAGGCCGCGCTGGTCAGCCGGTGCGACCAGCGGCACGAGGTCCGCGGGCGGGAGATCAGCTTCGGCCGCGGCGAGCCGATCCGCACCGAGTACTCTCACAAGTACACGATCCCGCAGTTCGCCGCGATGGCGGATCAGGCAGGATTTGAGCTGCGCCGCCAGTGGAACGACCGCCGCCGCTACTTCGCCGTGCTGCTGATGTCGCCGACCAAGACGTCCATCTAG
- the leuD gene encoding 3-isopropylmalate dehydratase small subunit, with translation MNPFTVHTGLVAAMDRANVDTDQIIPKQFLKRIERTGFGEFLFWDWRKKPDGSEDPDFELNKPEAQGASVLLARRNFGSGSSREHAPWALEDYGFLVIVAPSFADIFYNNCFKNGMLPIVLSEEQVEELFQRAAKHPGYKLTADLNTQKVTDEHGFEASFEVDEFRRHCLLNGLDHISLTLENEDKISAYEASHGIA, from the coding sequence ATGAATCCCTTCACCGTACACACCGGCCTGGTCGCCGCCATGGACCGGGCCAATGTCGACACCGACCAGATCATCCCCAAGCAGTTCCTCAAGCGGATCGAGCGGACCGGCTTTGGCGAGTTCCTGTTCTGGGACTGGCGGAAGAAGCCGGACGGCAGCGAGGACCCGGACTTCGAGCTCAACAAGCCCGAGGCCCAGGGAGCCAGCGTGCTGTTGGCCCGGCGGAATTTCGGCAGCGGATCGAGCCGCGAGCACGCCCCGTGGGCGCTGGAGGACTACGGCTTCCTGGTGATCGTCGCGCCGAGCTTCGCCGACATCTTCTACAACAACTGCTTCAAGAACGGCATGCTGCCAATCGTGCTGAGCGAGGAGCAGGTCGAGGAGCTGTTCCAGCGGGCCGCCAAGCACCCCGGCTACAAGCTGACCGCCGACCTCAACACGCAGAAGGTGACCGACGAGCACGGCTTCGAGGCCTCGTTCGAGGTCGATGAGTTCCGCCGCCACTGCCTGCTGAACGGCCTGGACCACATCAGCCTGACGCTAGAAAACGAAGACAAGATCTCGGCCTACGAGGCGAGTCATGGCATCGCGTAG
- the leuC gene encoding 3-isopropylmalate dehydratase large subunit codes for MTASAPRTLFEKIWDNHVVHSEEGRQTILYIDLQLVHEVTSAQAFEGLRLAGRQVRRPGRTIATADHNVPTTDRSLPIADPISKQQIDTLESNCSEFGIQYYGLGHVNQGVVHVMGPELGYTQPGMTIVCGDSHTSTHGAFGALAFGIGTSEVEHVLATQTLLQSKPKTLELRVDGGLGFGVTAKDLVMYLIGKLTTAGGTGYCIEYTGDAIRSLSMEGRMTVCNMSIEAGARAGMISPDETTFNYIKGRKFAPQGADWDKAVAEWKQLPTDPGAAYDKSLTFDGADIAPQVSWGTNPGQVASVNSSIPNPADFTDPTDQKTTAQALEYMGIAAGTPITDLKLDRVFIGSCTNGRIEDLRAAAEVAKGKKVASHVDAMVVPGSGIVKQQAEEEGLDKIFKEAGFDWREAGCSMCLAMNPDKLEPGQRCASTSNRNFEGRQGRGGRTHLVSPAMAAAAACAGHFVDVREWK; via the coding sequence CCACGCACGCTGTTTGAGAAAATCTGGGACAACCACGTCGTCCACTCCGAGGAGGGCCGCCAGACCATCCTGTACATCGACCTTCAGCTAGTGCACGAGGTGACCAGCGCCCAGGCGTTTGAAGGCTTGCGGCTGGCCGGCCGCCAAGTGCGGCGCCCCGGGCGGACAATCGCCACGGCCGACCACAATGTCCCCACGACCGACCGCAGCCTGCCGATCGCCGACCCGATCTCCAAGCAGCAGATCGACACCCTCGAGTCCAACTGCAGCGAGTTCGGCATCCAGTACTACGGCCTGGGCCACGTCAACCAGGGCGTGGTGCACGTGATGGGGCCCGAGCTGGGCTACACGCAGCCGGGCATGACCATCGTCTGCGGCGACAGCCACACCTCGACGCACGGCGCGTTTGGCGCCCTGGCGTTCGGCATCGGCACCAGCGAGGTCGAGCACGTGCTAGCCACGCAGACGCTGCTGCAGTCGAAGCCGAAGACGCTCGAGCTGCGGGTCGACGGCGGGCTCGGCTTCGGCGTGACGGCCAAGGACCTCGTGATGTACCTGATCGGCAAGCTGACCACCGCCGGCGGCACCGGGTACTGCATCGAGTACACCGGCGACGCCATCCGCAGCCTGTCGATGGAGGGCCGCATGACGGTCTGCAACATGTCGATCGAGGCGGGCGCCCGGGCCGGCATGATCTCGCCGGACGAGACCACCTTCAACTACATCAAGGGCCGCAAGTTCGCCCCGCAGGGCGCCGACTGGGACAAGGCGGTCGCCGAGTGGAAGCAGTTGCCGACCGACCCCGGCGCGGCCTACGACAAGTCGCTCACGTTCGACGGCGCCGACATCGCCCCGCAGGTGAGCTGGGGCACCAACCCCGGCCAGGTGGCGAGCGTCAACAGCAGCATCCCCAACCCGGCCGACTTCACCGACCCGACCGACCAGAAGACCACCGCCCAGGCTCTGGAGTACATGGGCATCGCGGCCGGCACCCCGATCACCGACCTCAAGCTCGACCGCGTGTTCATCGGCAGCTGCACCAACGGCCGCATCGAGGACCTGCGGGCAGCGGCCGAGGTCGCCAAGGGCAAGAAGGTCGCCTCGCACGTCGACGCGATGGTGGTGCCGGGCTCCGGCATCGTCAAGCAGCAGGCCGAGGAAGAAGGCCTGGACAAGATCTTCAAGGAGGCCGGCTTCGACTGGCGCGAGGCGGGCTGCAGCATGTGCCTGGCGATGAACCCGGACAAGCTCGAGCCAGGCCAACGGTGCGCGTCGACCTCCAACCGCAACTTCGAAGGCCGCCAGGGCCGCGGCGGGCGGACCCATCTGGTCAGCCCAGCGATGGCCGCCGCCGCCGCTTGTGCGGGGCACTTTGTCGACGTGCGTGAGTGGAAGTAG
- the egtB gene encoding ergothioneine biosynthesis protein EgtB — translation MSLLTTTPGNTKPSLSERYAGVRGFTDRLTADLGPEDATVQSMSDASPVKWHLAHTTWFFETFVLARLDGYRPVDAAFESLFNSYYNTVGTPFPRALRGVLSRPTLDQARRYRRAVDESLRGALDAGLTERDPDAAAIIELGLHHEQQHQELILTDIKHAFSINPLQPAVIPGGLDQEPAVAAPDTGWTTFDEGNYEVGHADAGFAYDNESPRHRVWLDAYQLRNSPATCGEYQAFIADDGYSRPELWLSEGWATVQGEGWAAPIYWRNDGGDWSEFSLAGRIPLQADRPVTHLSYFEADAFARWSGARLPTEAEWEAAAAAQPIVGNFADVLMQSGLAPHPAAEVRHAEDDVGPLCRLYGDSWEWTSSSYTAYPGYRPPPGALGEYNGKFMCNQYVLRGGSCASSSDHLRATYRNFFSTAARWQFSGVRLARLA, via the coding sequence GTGTCACTGCTCACGACAACGCCAGGCAATACGAAGCCCAGCCTTTCGGAACGCTACGCCGGGGTCCGCGGTTTTACCGATCGGCTCACCGCCGACCTCGGTCCCGAAGACGCCACCGTTCAGTCGATGTCGGACGCCAGCCCCGTGAAGTGGCACCTGGCGCACACCACTTGGTTCTTTGAGACCTTCGTGCTCGCCAGGCTCGACGGCTACCGGCCGGTCGACGCCGCTTTCGAGTCGCTCTTCAATTCGTACTACAACACGGTCGGGACGCCGTTCCCGCGGGCTCTCCGCGGGGTGCTCAGCCGGCCGACCCTCGACCAGGCACGCAGGTATCGTCGGGCGGTAGACGAGTCATTGCGCGGGGCGCTAGACGCGGGGCTCACCGAGCGCGACCCCGACGCGGCTGCCATTATCGAGCTCGGTCTGCACCACGAGCAGCAGCACCAAGAGCTGATCCTGACCGATATCAAACACGCGTTCTCCATCAATCCACTGCAGCCGGCGGTGATTCCCGGAGGCCTTGACCAGGAGCCAGCAGTTGCGGCGCCCGACACTGGATGGACAACCTTCGACGAGGGGAACTACGAGGTTGGGCACGCCGACGCGGGCTTCGCCTACGACAACGAGTCGCCGCGGCACCGCGTGTGGCTCGACGCGTACCAGCTGCGCAACTCGCCCGCCACCTGCGGTGAGTACCAGGCCTTCATAGCCGACGACGGCTACTCCCGGCCGGAGCTTTGGTTGTCGGAGGGCTGGGCGACGGTGCAGGGCGAGGGCTGGGCCGCGCCGATCTACTGGCGCAACGATGGCGGCGATTGGAGTGAGTTCTCGCTCGCCGGTCGTATCCCACTGCAGGCCGACCGGCCGGTGACGCACCTCAGCTACTTTGAGGCCGACGCGTTCGCCCGCTGGTCCGGCGCGCGGCTGCCGACCGAAGCCGAGTGGGAAGCCGCCGCGGCCGCGCAGCCTATTGTTGGCAACTTTGCCGATGTGCTGATGCAATCCGGGCTGGCGCCGCACCCGGCCGCGGAGGTGCGCCATGCCGAGGACGACGTGGGCCCGCTGTGCCGTCTCTACGGCGACTCGTGGGAATGGACCAGCAGCAGCTACACCGCCTACCCGGGCTACCGCCCGCCCCCCGGGGCGCTCGGCGAGTACAACGGCAAGTTCATGTGCAACCAATACGTGCTGCGCGGCGGTTCGTGCGCGTCGTCGTCGGATCATCTCCGCGCGACGTACCGCAACTTCTTCTCGACCGCCGCCCGCTGGCAGTTTTCGGGCGTTCGGCTGGCGAGGCTCGCCTAG
- a CDS encoding DUF4262 domain-containing protein has protein sequence MSEDQEILEAVDRHGWQAINISDTDPPFMYTVGLTKTFKHPEAITIGLEPSTAQRLLSDFVEGLRMGLRFDCDGTSDHEVFASEVGFRRVDESQHPVFAGYAMSFCRLSNLSLDVVQVFWPDSHGKFPFEANCDESCYRLQPRLDIPLTASESQEFRWMDDL, from the coding sequence ATGAGCGAGGATCAGGAGATTCTTGAAGCTGTCGATCGCCATGGGTGGCAGGCGATCAACATCTCCGACACCGATCCTCCCTTCATGTATACCGTAGGGCTAACCAAGACCTTCAAGCACCCGGAAGCAATCACGATTGGCCTTGAGCCGAGTACCGCCCAACGACTGCTATCCGATTTCGTCGAAGGGCTCCGTATGGGGCTACGATTCGATTGTGATGGAACCTCGGATCACGAAGTGTTTGCAAGCGAGGTGGGGTTTAGGAGAGTAGACGAATCGCAACACCCAGTCTTCGCTGGCTATGCGATGTCTTTCTGTCGCCTTTCAAATCTAAGCTTAGACGTTGTTCAAGTTTTCTGGCCCGACTCACACGGTAAGTTTCCGTTTGAGGCGAATTGTGACGAGTCCTGTTATCGGCTGCAGCCACGTCTAGATATCCCACTCACCGCGTCTGAGTCACAAGAGTTTAGATGGATGGATGACCTCTAA